One Aegilops tauschii subsp. strangulata cultivar AL8/78 chromosome 7, Aet v6.0, whole genome shotgun sequence genomic window carries:
- the LOC109747473 gene encoding fasciclin-like arabinogalactan protein 7, which yields MKLRSGIFTVAMLAIAVLSSPAFAQKTKSPPAPPAAVLPPSPAPAPAPRHVDLADLLSVAGPFHTFLDYLQKTNVLETFQSKANDTKEGITMFVPKDSAFAALRTTTFANLTSDQLKSLMLYHALPKYYSLAEFNKLSSLNPVATFAGSQYTLNLTDNMGSIRIKSMWSNPKISSSVYSTRPVAVYEVDKVLLPMQIFKSDPPLAPAPAPAPADAKTSDDAPSPASGKSASAKAKAGSKSASPRAGVSVASYLAVAVSGGLMMLL from the coding sequence ATGAAGCTCAGATCAGGCATTTTTACCGTGGCCATGCTCGCCATTGCCGTGCTCTCCTCCCCAGCATTCGCACAGAAGACGAAGAGCCCCCCTGCTCCGCCGGCAGCCGTCCTCCCACCGTCCCCAGCACCAGCACCAGCGCCGCGCCACGTGGACCTCGCGGACCTCCTGAGCGTGGCCGGCCCGTTCCACACCTTCCTGGACTACCTCCAGAAGACCAACGTCCTGGAGACTTTCCAGAGCAAGGCGAACGACACCAAGGAGGGGATCACCATGTTCGTGCCCAAGGACTCGGCGTTCGCGGCGCTGAGGACGACGACGTTCGCCAACCTCACCAGCGACCAGCTCAAGTCGCTGATGCTGTACCACGCGCTGCCCAAGTACTACTCGCTGGCCGAGTTCAACAAGCTGAGCAGCCTCAACCCGGTGGCCACCTTCGCGGGGTCGCAGTACACGCTCAACCTCACCGACAACATGGGCAGCATCCGGATCAAGTCCATGTGGTCCAACCCCAAGATCAGCAGCAGCGTCTACTCCACCCGCCCGGTCGCCGTCTACGAGGTCGACAAGGTGCTGCTGCCGATGCAGATCTTCAAGAGCGACCCGCCGCTGGCCCCTGCCCCCGCGCCCGCCCCCGCCGACGCCAAGACCTCTGATGACGCGCCTAGCCCGGCGTCGGGGAAGTCAGCGAGCGCGAAGGCCAAGGCGGGGTCCAAGAGCGCGTCGCCCCGCGCCGGCGTCAGTGTGGCCAGTTACCTGGCGGTGGCTGTCTCCGGTGGCCTGATGATGCTCTTGTGA
- the LOC141027046 gene encoding uncharacterized protein — translation MYAPTEELCSTPSPGHPWGILLLWDENFVSVHDVSIGAFFLSATVTINSSSTSFKLTTVYGPTRSNLKDGFFQELVSEKPSHGDKWLVNGDFNQIYRARDKNRANVDWSRIVHIRNALNAYWDLQFGTHLLHALTSSLSDHCPLLLANDKGPPRTKSLRFENFWIKMPRFKEVVQGAWNQEVNHIDPYHILFQKMKKTSHVLRKWSKTIFAHSKVQIHMALEIILRLDVAQETRLLSADERDIRRRLKCKVLSLSVLEQARKRQCSRITNLKDGDANTRFFHLRVNHRRRKNFIHRLKHNNGWVTDHEHKKSIIQNHFREVTKRGVPRTIDINWGNIPAPACDLSDLGAAFSEEEVKKEIF, via the exons ATGTACGCGCCT ACTGAAGAGCTTTGCTCAACGCCCAGCCCTGGGCACCCGTGGGGCATCCTGCTTCTCTGGGATGAGAATTTTGTCTCTGTCCATGATGTTAGCATCGGAGCCTTTTTCCTTTCGGCCACGGTCACCATCAACTCTTCGAGCACATCCTTCAAGCTAACAACCGTTTATGGCCCGACACGAAGCAATCTTAAAGATGGCTTCTTTCAAGAATTAGTTAGTGAGAAGCCCTCCCATGGTGATAAGTGGTTGGTCAATGGTGATTTCAACCAAATATACCGAGCTAGAGACAAGAACCGTGCGAATGTTGATTGGAGCCGCATCGTTCATATTCGCAACGCCCTCAATGCGT ATTGGGACCTTCAGTTCGGCACTCACCTCCTGCACGCTCTTACCTCATCGCTCTCTGATCATTGTCCTCTCCTCCTTGCTAATGATAAAGGGCCTCCGAGGACCAAGTCGCTCCGCTTTGAAAACTTTTGGATCAAAATGCCTAGATTCAAGGAGGTTGTCCAAGGTGCTTGGAACCAGGAGGTGAACCATATTGATCCCTATCACATCCTCTTCCAAAAGATGAAAAAGACAAGTCATGTTCTTAGAAAGTGGAGCAAGACGATTTTTGCGCATTCAAAGGTGCAAATTCACATGGCCCTCGAGATCATCCTTCGCTTGGATGTGGCCCAAGAAACCCGACTTTTAAGTGCTGATGAGCGGGACATTCGTAGGAGACTCAAATGCAAGGTGCTTAGTTTATCCGTGCTTGAACAAGCGCGAAAAAGGCAATGTTCAAGAATCACCAACCTCAAAGATGGAGATGCCAACACTCGCTTCTTTCACCTTCGGGTCAATCATAGAAGGCGAAAGAATTTCATCCATCGTCTTAAGCACAATAACGGTTGGGTCACCGACCATGAGCACAAGAAGTCCATCATTCAAAACCACTTCAGGGAGGTCACCAAGAGGGGTGTGCCCCGTACCATTGACATCAATTGGGGTAATATCCCGGCCCCCGCTTGTGATCTCTCAGACCTGGGGGCTGCCTTCTCGGAGGAGGAGGTCAAGAAGGAAATCTTCTGA